TATTCCCTTTCCACCACTGGCTCGAGGCACTGATAACTTCCAGCCTtaaagatttgaaaaaaaaaaaaaaaaagaaaataaagcctcTCTATCTGTCATTTCACAGGCCTGGCTCCAACTAGCACAGCTAATTTCATAGCGCCACACAGCTCGGGGTGGAAGGTGAAGCACATTTACAGGTCTGCACAGAGAACACAGCCAAGATCCACCGAGGGGCTGGTCCCACCGGCCTTTGGCGTGCGGCATTTGAGAGCGGCCGTTCCCGTCCCCCCTGGGCTCGTGGCAGCTGTCAGGTATGTGCGGAAAAGGAGCTGGAAACACCTCGGTGGAGTTATTGGCAGATGCAGAGAGCCGGCAGAGCGGAACGGGGCTGATGGATTcggtggcagcagctgctgcgcTGACAGCCAGAAACGAGTCGCTGTTCTCAAGGTGTGTCGACACCAGCTGCAAGATGCTCCTTAATTGCATGAAACATCTCTGCTCAGATGAGCCCGGAATCCTGGCTGGTCCTTTTGTCCCCAAGGTCTCACATCCTAGGACCACGCTTAACCCTTCGGTGCCTGGCACCAGCTTTCCTTCACATGCAGGTGTCCAAGCAAAAACTTTCCCCCCATGGCCCACAGCAAATACCCACCTTGCTcctaaattcatagaatcatagaatcaccaggttggaagagacccaccggatcatcgagtccaaccattcccatcaatcactaacccatgtccctcagcgccttgtccacttgtcccttaaacccctccagggaaggtatagagggagaataacctccctggacctgtgGGGACACATCTCCCCACCCAACAGCGCTCCTGGGCCCTGCTGGGATCTGCAGATCCAGAGGGAGACatgcagcagagagaaacatCCAGGAAACTCTCCCAAAACAGGCAAAGCAGCTACCAACCATCTCAGCCAACATCTGTCCATCACCTCTGGGCAAAGCACCCACCCCATCAGCACTGGGTTGCGCGAACTCATAGCGAGAGCCTTGTTCTCGGGtgccaggactcctcctggggaGCAGCACCCCCAAAAACACTCTGCAGCCTCCAACCTCCCGTCTGACATCTCCGCTTCTCCTGGCCAAGCAAACCCCAAAGGCTGCACTGCTCTCTGGGCATCTAGTTGGAGAGGACAGGAGTCAGAGCAGAGCAAACTACAGCCAGAGTGCgatgctttctttctttatttgtgtAGTATTTACACAAGAAAGGAATTCCACATTCCCTCATTGTTATTACTTGAGATATGAAAAAACTCACTTCAGTACGTAGAAAATAGTCCTGCAGTTGTACTGAGACATGAAAGTGTTGCTTGGATTGATTCCTGGGTTGTGTCAGAATAAGCCGCTCTGCCTTCCCTACGTGAAATTACTCCAACCCGCGCTCTGCACTGGGGCAGGTCCAGAACGTCCCCAGCCAAGCCAGTGACGGTTTTCAGTAGCCACACTCAGCAAGGAGTCAGGTGGCTCTGGCCAACTTgatcccttccttccccttccaactcaatttaattatttcctcCTGTCGTGCCTGCGGAGAAAAATCCCGTTCTCTCTCCAGAGACTACAGAGTTAACGACTTTCCTTTAGCAAACCCTGTTTAAATCCAGCCACTTATCTTTCTGCATTGCTCTTTCTTAGCAAGGGAGATAAGGAGCCCCGGTTAGGGGTGAGCTTTACCATATTCAGCATATCAACCAAGCAGAACGCGGGTGACAGAGTGGCTGGCTGCAGATCAGGAGTCTCAGAGGAGGTTTCCAGCTGCAAAGCACATTGTTACTCTGACACAAGACGGAATGCATCTGTCTTAACACCTCCAAGCCCCACTTGTGTTGGACCCGAGCACATTTCAATGTGGAAAACACAAAAGGTTTGgtcaaccaaaaaaaacccgcCGGTTACGAGCAATCCTCTTTATCTGCCACGCTCTTCCGGCCCAACACTGGCCTCGAGGTCAGTCACAGCTCATCATGGGGTGTTTTTGCTACAATCATGAGTTTGGACAGTTCGAAACGGAACTTGCCTTCCCTGTGAGAcactggaaagagagaaaacaagcacAGGATAAACAGATGGTAAAGCACGAACAAAACAGCGCTGCTGGGTCCTTTCCAGGATGATAAAGCCAGCAAGTTGGGCATTGCACTTCCTTTTTATGCAAGCAACATGCATGTTGCAATAAACCCGCTCTCGCCCCATGTTAATTCAATATCTACACTGGACCAGGACCTGAAATATCCTGAAGGCAGCTCTGGATCAAACTCTACACCCCTGACTCTGCAAGATGCGCTGTCCTCCCATAGGTTGTCACCCAGCCACATTAAGCTTAAACACTCATCTCCTGGTCAAGAGCCAGGTTTGTCTCccgctccagccccttcctcccGTAGTTCTCTTGGTCACAGACCTGTTGTTTCAGTGATTTCAAATTCTTCCTGTTTTAAGGGGATGTCGCTTTGTGCACCCACTGCAGCCTGAGACTGAAATCAGAAGGGAGAAGGTTTAAGTAGTTGAGGCAATCCAAGAAACTACTGTATTGAATGCAAACGAGCAAACAACAGTGCatttaaataatgaaatctAGCTAAAAAATCTGAAGGAAAATCACTggctatttttccatttcttattaAACCATGAGCTTGTGTCACCTGGGTGACTGAAGACCAGGAAATGGAAGAGCGAACCAGACAAAAGCAGGGGGTTATTTACTTTTGTCACGCTCAATGTGCGGAGGCAAACCGAGACTCCCCGTGTACAGTGTGACCTGTCAGGATGACGTATTTGGAGCCACTGACACTGGCAAAGCCAACAGCAACCCGATGGCACTGAGGGAGCAGAAATCAAGTGGTGCAGGAGAGCCTATCTTCAGCCTCGCCCGAGTGCCACCACTCTCCAATTAAGGCCACAATGTAGTAGATTTTATTGCACAGATGTCTAGTAAGTGTTTTCCATGTCCAATTCATGTTTTATAGCAGCGTCCCACATGCCTGCTTCCAAGTAATCAGCTGGGACTTACATAAGCCATGGCATGCTCTATCTTGGCTCCTTTCACTTCAGCTTTAAACTGGGTAAAGAAGAGATAAGACTTCCCTTGAGGCCTGCAACGAGAAAGCAGAGTCTCTGACATCAGCGGAGAGGGCAGAGGTGCAGATGAGCTCAGGATTCACGGCTCACTCCCTCCACAGCCACCTCTGGCTCTCCTGTAGCTCTATCTGCTGCAgagcggggagagggggaaCACAGCATTTCCCAGCCACTGGGGTTAGAGAGCCCAGCCAGAGTCACAGCTTTTCTCGGGAAAGGAAAGCCGTCTGTGCTGCCCTGCAGCAAGGCAAACCCAGCTGGAAGGCAGGGTCCCTGGCCCAGATGCCACCTGCCTTGTTGTTGCTTTTGCCTCAGAGAGTTTGAGGTTAAAGAACGCACCTCCAGACAGAGCAGGAGAAGAACTGGTTGTCTTCGCTGACTCCAATGTTCATCTGCCATTGCTGCAGAGGAAAGGCCAAACTGTTAATACGGATGAGAGCCTTCCCGCTCACCCCTGAGCCAGGcacctcccctccctgccacaggcaaaAATCACCCAACGTAACTACACAACGCTTGCAAATGGCCccttttactttgttttgcacAGAGCCCAAGGCTTGGttgccctctcctctccacaatttCATCAGTACAGTCACAGAAAACAGTCAAAAGTCTCATTTCTCTTTACGCTAAAAGAAACAGACCTGATTGTAACAAGACCTGCAGATAAGAAAGTACAAACCTTGTCTGCACAGctcttgctgcagcagcaacacaAGCTGGAAAAACCTCCAGGCCCTCTAAAGAACTATTATTCCTACAAAGTCCTTCCTACCTGCTCGGGTACAAAAATGTCACTCCCTGTTCTCCAGAGACATCCAGCCCAGAGATTTGTTAAGTTTTACACATGTCACAGCCTCGCAGACCACACTGCAACACGAAGGATGCTTCCATTCAGGGAGCAAATTCAATGAGTTGCTTTTGCAAGCCCAGAATGTTTGAAATGGTGCAACCGCCCTTCCTCACGGCTCCGGGCTCCTGGAATCAGCTCATCACAGTCAAAATCATCTTGAACAGCTTCTCACTGTGCAGCCATAAAGGGAAACACTCGAGAGTTTGCCCTGCTCACCTCATTTGTTCCTCCCTGAGCTGAGTATGTGAAGGTGCAGGTGTAATCCCCCTGGAAGGACAGAAGAAGACGATGAGCAGTCTGACCTTCCCTTTGTTcacatcagctgcttctcagcgATGACGTGAGACCTGAGGATGCCTGAGACAGTCACTGGGGCATCATCTGAGAGCATATGGAGCCTGGGACTGTGCAGCTCCCATTCCTTGTGGGGTGCCAGCAGATCCCATGGTGCTGGGGGGAGGATTCGGTTCTGGGGGGCTCAGGGATACacagccccctcctcccctaAGCCGCCTTCCCCCAGCAACCATCACTCCCCTTGGGGAACCTCCTCCTCCCTTGAGGACCCCTTTCTTGAGGGCCATTCTCCGTAGCAAGGCTCCTGCCCTGGCGACCTCCTCGCCACAGAGAACGCCCCACCTCGAATACGCTTTTCTTCTTGGGGGTCTCCTTCCTTGGGGatccccctcctcctgctttcTAGGAGCCCCCTGTCCTTGGAAACACCCCTTGATTCGATGTGCCCCTCTCCTTGGGAGGCTTCCTCCCCTTTTGAGGATCCCCCTCCTCCTAGGACCtcccctggggacaccccctGCCCCTGTGCCCCTGTCCCTCCTTTGGGGGCTCCCTCCCTCCTAGAGAACACCCCTCCTTGCTGGGAGCCCCCCTGCCTTTGGGGACATCTCCTGGGGACGACTCTCTTTCTGGAGACCCCTTcttctccctggggggctccctCACCCCTTATGGATCCTTCTCCTTGCTGGACAACCCTGCCCTTAGAGACCCCCCCCGTGCCCCTCCACTCCTTGGGGGGCTCCCCCACCCCTAGGAGACCCCCCTCCTCCCGGGACCCCCACCTCGGGGCACCCCTTGCCCCTGTAGCCCCCTCCCTACCCCCTCGGGgacccttctcctccagggacccCCCTTGGGGATGCCCCCTATCCCTGTGCCCCCCTCCCTCCATGGGGGGCTCCATCCCCCACTGAGCACCCCCCTTGCCCTTAGGGACCCCCCCGTGCCTCTCCACTCCTTGGGGGGCTCCCCCACCCCTAGAGGACCCCCCTTTTCCTGAGACCCCCCACTTGGGACATCCCT
Above is a window of Phaenicophaeus curvirostris isolate KB17595 chromosome 28, BPBGC_Pcur_1.0, whole genome shotgun sequence DNA encoding:
- the MYDGF gene encoding myeloid-derived growth factor, with translation MAAPGGRAVGAALLLPPLLLPLLLCLAAHAAQPPRAAPQPSAAAEFDVRPGGEVHSFSRTLGDYTCTFTYSAQGGTNEQWQMNIGVSEDNQFFSCSVWRPQGKSYLFFTQFKAEVKGAKIEHAMAYSQAAVGAQSDIPLKQEEFEITETTVSHREGKFRFELSKLMIVAKTPHDEL